A section of the Metabacillus endolithicus genome encodes:
- a CDS encoding YusU family protein — protein MEQQLKEQFDGLLEKYTELLLGETSDELKEKVKMWALYTHISKSMPPLAKHWNSAYPEAKEDLKSIIGEIKELNEQFRKTKMKD, from the coding sequence ATGGAGCAACAGTTAAAAGAACAGTTTGATGGACTGCTTGAAAAATATACAGAGTTATTATTAGGTGAAACATCTGATGAGTTGAAAGAAAAAGTGAAGATGTGGGCATTGTATACTCATATTTCCAAATCAATGCCACCGTTAGCTAAACATTGGAATTCAGCCTACCCGGAAGCTAAAGAAGATCTAAAGAGTATTATTGGAGAAATTAAGGAACTAAATGAACAGTTTCGTAAAACAAAAATGAAAGACTAA